GGGAGTCCCGAGCCTCGTCCTGCGTCTCGTCCTGGGCGCCGTCCTTCTTCGGGGCGCCCTCGTAGTCGTCGCCGACCTCGACGTCGCCCTCGTCCGAGCCGGTCCAGCTGACGTACAGCTCTCCGAGGGGCTCCTCCTGCTCGAACGCGACGTTCTGGTCCCGGTACAGCTCCAGCAGGGCCAGGAACCTCGCGACGACCTCGTAGGTGCCCTCGGCGTCGGAGGCGAGGACGCGGAACGTCGTGCGGCGCAGCCGCCGCAGCCGCTCGACGACGATCGCGGCCTGCTCGGTGACGCTGGCCTTCGGCTGGTAGATGTGCTCGACGGAGACCGACGGCGGCTCCTTGGGCGCGAGGGCCCGGGCGGCGAGGCGGGCGAACTCCTCGGGCCCGATCCCCAGCAGCACCTCGGGCAGCAGGTTCGCGAACCGCGGCTCCATCGGCACCAGCCGGGGGTACCGGCGGCCCGCGTCGGCCATCCGAGCGGCGAGGACCTGCGCGACCTCCTTGTAGGCGCGGTACTGCAGCAGCCGCGCGAACAGCAGGTCGCGGGCCTCCAGCAGCGCGAGATCCTCCTCGTCGTCCACCTCGCCGGACGGCAGGAGCCGCGCGGCCTTCAGGTCCAGCAGGGTGGCGGCGACGAGCAGGAAGTGGCTGGCCTGGTCGAGGTCCCAGTCGCCGCCGCGGGAGCGGATGTACGCGATGAAGTCGTCGGTGACCTTGTGCAGCGACACCTCGGTGATGTCGAGCTTGTGCTTGGAGATCAGTCCGAGCAGCAGGTCGAAAGGGCCCTCGAAGTTGTCCAGGTGGACGTGGAAGCCCTGTTCCTCCCCGGTCTCCTGCCGGCCCTCCCGCTCCGGCTCCGGCGACGTCTCGTCCACGTCGCTCACGGTAGCGGAGCTCATCTCCCGCGCTGTGCTCACCGGCAACATCGTCCCATGTGCGCCGCACCGCTCGGGCCATGGACGGTCGCGGGGGGCCGCGTCATGGAGGCGTCTGACGGGCCGGAGCGCGCCGAAGACGGCGCCGGTCGGAGAACGCGACGGGGAGCGGAACGGGAAGGCGCCGGGCTACTCCGCGGCGGCCCACCGGCTGAGGACCTCCCGCGCCAGCCCGCGGTAGGCGTTCGCGCCCATCGAGGTGGGGTCGAAGTACGTGATCGGCTCTCCGGCGACGGTCGCGTCCGGGAACCGCACCGTGCGGTTGATGACGGTGTGGAACACCTTGTCGCCGAACGCCTCGACGATGCGCCCGAGCACCTCGCGGGTGTGCAGGGTGCGCGAGTCGTACATCGTGCCGAGGACGCCGTCGATGACGAGGTTCGGGTTGATCCGGGCCTGGACCTTCTCGATGGTCTCCATGAGCAGCGCGACGCCGCGCATCGCGAAGTACTCGCACTCCAGCGGGATCAGCACGCCGTCGCTGGCGGCCAGCGCGTTCACGGTGAGCAGGCCGAGCGACGGCTGGCAGTCGATCAGGATGTAGTCGTAGTGGTCGACCGCCGACTTCAGCGCGCTCTGGAGGATGTACTCGCGGCCCACCTCGTGGACGAGCTGGACCTCCGCGCCCGAGAGGTCGATGTTGCTGGGCAGCAGGTCCATGCCGTCGACGCCGCTCTCGATGACGACGTCCTCCCACTCGATGTCGCGTTCGAGCAGCAGGTTGTGGATCGTCACGTCGAGCTGGCGCGGGTCGCCCTTGCCCAGGCCGACCGACAGCGCCCCCTGCGGGTCGAAGTCGACGAGGAGGACGCGGCGGCCGTACTCGGCGAGCGCCGCACCCAGGTTGATCGTCGTCGTGGTCTTGCCGACGCCGCCCTTCTGGTTGCAGACGGCCACGATCCGCGCGGGCCCGTGCTCGTCCAGGGGTTCGGGGTCCGGGAAGACCGGCACGGGCCGCTGCGTGGGCCCGAGCCCCCTGCTCGGATCGGTCTCTATGGTGGCGGAGGACAGGACTCCATCCGCACTGTCAGTGCTGGTCACCAGATCCCTCCCCGGTGGCCCGGAAATGCCATCCAGAACGGCGACTCTAGGCCCGCGTATCCCCGCGCTCAAGCCGACGCGCGACGAACGTAGCGATTTGCCCGGTCAGCTTCGCGCACGCGGATGGGAGGTCGCGTACACCTCGCGCAGCAGCTGGACGGTCACCAGCGTGTACACCTGCGTCGTGGTCACCGAGGCGTGTCCGAGCAGCTCCTGGACGACGCGGACGTCGGCGCCGCCGTCCAGCAGATGGGTCGCGAACGAGTGCCGCAGCGTGTGCGGGGACACCTCCGACAGCTGCGCCCGGTCGGCGGCGGCGCGCAGCACCATCCACGCGCCCTGCCGCGACAGCCGGCCGCCGCGGGCGTTCAGGAACAGCGCCGGGCCGCCGCGCCCCGCGCCGGCGAGCTCCGGCCGGGCCCGCACCAGGTAGGCGTCCACGGCCTCGCGGGCGTAGTCGCCGATCGGCACGACCCGCGCCTTGCCGCCCTTGCCGGCGACGCGGGCGAACCCCTCCCGCAGGTCGACGTCGTCGACGTCCAGGCCGACGGCCTCGGAGATCCGGGCGCCCGACCCGTACAGCAGCTCCAGCAGCGCGCGGTCGCGCAGCCCGCGCGCGGTGCCGCCGTCCCCGCCGGACGGGGCGCCCGCCGCGGCGAGGAGCCGCTCGACCTCCTCCAGGGAGATCGCCTTGGGCAGCCGCCGCGGCGGCGTCGGCGGCTTGACGTCGCAGGCGGGGTCGCCGGGCGCCAGGCCCTCGCGCAGCGCGAAGCGGTGCAGCCCGCGGACGGCGGCCAGCGCCCGCGCCGCCGAGCCCGCCGACAGCGGCGCGTGGTCGCCGTCGCCCTCCCGGAGGCTCACCAGGTAGGCGCGGACGTCGTCCTCGGTGATGTCGGCGATGTCGGTGCGGCCCCGCGCCTCCTGCGCCCGCACGTAGCGGCGCAGGTCCCGGCGGTAGGAGCTGAGGGTGTTGGCGGCCAGGCCGCGCTCGACGGCGAGATGCCCCAGGTAGGTGCGGACGGCGGCGCCGAGGGGGGAGCCGTCGCCCGCGTCGTCCGCGGGGAGCGGCGCGGTGCTCCGTGGGATCGGGCTCGCGGACAGTGCGGCACCCCTTCCGGGCGAAGGCTACGGTGACAGGCCCATCATGCCCCTTCGGGCCGCGCGGAGTGGCCTCATCCGCCTCAGGTCTCCGGCGCGTCGGCCGGGCGCAGCCCCGCGAACCCCGACGCGCGCGCCTCCCGCGCGGCCAGCACGCCGAGGCAGGTGATCATGTTGTGCAGGTCGCCGGCCAGCACCTTGCGGACCGCGTCCTCCAGCGGCACCCACACGACCGGCATGTCGGCCTCCTCGTGGACGCGCTCGAAGTCGATCTCGTCGGCGGGCACCTCGGTGACGTCCCGCGCCAGGAAGATCCGGACGCGCTCGTCGGCCATGCCGGACGAGGGGTACACGTCGACCAGGGTGTCCCAGCGCGCGGCGCGGTACCCGGCCTCCTCCAGCAGCTCCCGCTCCGCGAGCTTCTGCAGGGGCTCGCCCTCCACGTCCCGCAGTCCGGCGGGCGCCTCCCACAGCATCCGCCCCACGGGGTGCCGGTACTGGCGCAGCAGCAGCACCCGGTCGCGGTCGTCGAGCGCGATCACGCCGACCGAGCCGACGTGCTCGATCACGTCGCGGGCGACGACCTCGGCGCCGCCGCCGGCCGGCATCTCCACCCGGTCGGTGCGGACGCCGAACACCGGCCCCCGGAAGACCGTGGTCCGCTCCACGACCTTCCAGCGCTCGGGCCGGTCCCGGACGTCGCCGGGGCCGAGCTCCCCGGAGGCGCCGCCGGCGTCCCCGCCGCCCGGTTCCGCGGACGGGCTCATGAGACGGCCACGTTGCCGGCCTCGCCGTCGCCGGTGCGGGCCTCGGCGTAGTCGAGCGCCGCGGCGACCAGGCCGGTGAACAGCGGGTGGGGGCGCGTCGGGCGGGACCGGAACTCCGGGTGCGCCTGGGTGCCGACGAAGAACGGGTGCCGGTCGCGGGGCAGCTCCACGTACTCGACCAGGCGCCCGTCGGGCGACAGGCCCGAGAACCACAGCCCGGAGCTCTCCAGCCGTTCCCGGTAGGCGTTGCTGACCTCGTAGCGGTGCCGGTGCCGCTCGGACACCTTGGCCTCCCCGTACAGCTCCCGGACGATCGACCCCTCGGCGAGGTCGGCCGGGTAGAGGCCGAGCCGCATCGTGCCGCCCATGTCGCGCTCGCCGGCGACGACGTCGAGCTGGTCGGTCATCGTCGCGATGACCGGGTGCGCGGTGGCGGCGTCGAACTCGGCGCTGCCGGCGCCGTCGAGCCCGCCGAGCGACCGGGCCGCCTCGATGACCATGCACTGCAGGCCGAGGCAGATGCCGAGCAGCGGGATGCGGTTCTCGCGGGCGTGCCGGACCGCGCCGATCTTGCCCTCGATGCCGCGGACCCCGAACCCGCCGGGGACCAGCACGCCGTCGACGCCGTCCAGTTCCCGCGCGGCCCCCTCGGGGGTCTCGCAGTCGTCGCTCTTCACCCAGCGGATGTGGACCCTGGCGTCGTTGCCGAACCCGCCGTGGCGCAGCGCCTCGGTCACCGACAGGTACGCGTCGGGCAGGTCGATGTACTTGCCGACCAGCGCGATCGTGACCTCGCGGGCCGGCTTGTGGACGCGGCGCAGCAGCTCGTCCCACGCCCCCCAGTCCACGTCGCGGAACGGCAGGCCGAGCCGCCGCACGACGTAGGCGTCCAGGCCCTCGGAGTGCAGCACCTTCGGTATGTCGTAGATGGACGCCGCGTCGACGGCCGACACCACGGCC
The sequence above is drawn from the Actinomadura hallensis genome and encodes:
- a CDS encoding NUDIX domain-containing protein; this translates as MSPSAEPGGGDAGGASGELGPGDVRDRPERWKVVERTTVFRGPVFGVRTDRVEMPAGGGAEVVARDVIEHVGSVGVIALDDRDRVLLLRQYRHPVGRMLWEAPAGLRDVEGEPLQKLAERELLEEAGYRAARWDTLVDVYPSSGMADERVRIFLARDVTEVPADEIDFERVHEEADMPVVWVPLEDAVRKVLAGDLHNMITCLGVLAAREARASGFAGLRPADAPET
- the xerD gene encoding site-specific tyrosine recombinase XerD; translation: MPRSTAPLPADDAGDGSPLGAAVRTYLGHLAVERGLAANTLSSYRRDLRRYVRAQEARGRTDIADITEDDVRAYLVSLREGDGDHAPLSAGSAARALAAVRGLHRFALREGLAPGDPACDVKPPTPPRRLPKAISLEEVERLLAAAGAPSGGDGGTARGLRDRALLELLYGSGARISEAVGLDVDDVDLREGFARVAGKGGKARVVPIGDYAREAVDAYLVRARPELAGAGRGGPALFLNARGGRLSRQGAWMVLRAAADRAQLSEVSPHTLRHSFATHLLDGGADVRVVQELLGHASVTTTQVYTLVTVQLLREVYATSHPRARS
- a CDS encoding segregation and condensation protein A, translated to MSSATVSDVDETSPEPEREGRQETGEEQGFHVHLDNFEGPFDLLLGLISKHKLDITEVSLHKVTDDFIAYIRSRGGDWDLDQASHFLLVAATLLDLKAARLLPSGEVDDEEDLALLEARDLLFARLLQYRAYKEVAQVLAARMADAGRRYPRLVPMEPRFANLLPEVLLGIGPEEFARLAARALAPKEPPSVSVEHIYQPKASVTEQAAIVVERLRRLRRTTFRVLASDAEGTYEVVARFLALLELYRDQNVAFEQEEPLGELYVSWTGSDEGDVEVGDDYEGAPKKDGAQDETQDEARDSRRAGSAGEQEK
- a CDS encoding CTP synthase, whose product is MPSAATGRARPTKHLFVTGGVASSLGKGLTASSLGRLLTLRGLRVTMQKLDPYLNVDPGTMNPFQHGEVFVTDDGAETDLDIGHYERFLDTDLHGSANVTTGQVYSNVIAKERRGEYLGDTVQVIPHITNEIKERIIGMAADGDVDVVITEVGGTVGDIESLPFLEAVRQIRHEIGRDNCFFLHVSLLPYIGPSGELKTKPTQHSVAALRSIGIQPDAIVCRSDRPITDGLKHKISLMCDVDREAVVSAVDAASIYDIPKVLHSEGLDAYVVRRLGLPFRDVDWGAWDELLRRVHKPAREVTIALVGKYIDLPDAYLSVTEALRHGGFGNDARVHIRWVKSDDCETPEGAARELDGVDGVLVPGGFGVRGIEGKIGAVRHARENRIPLLGICLGLQCMVIEAARSLGGLDGAGSAEFDAATAHPVIATMTDQLDVVAGERDMGGTMRLGLYPADLAEGSIVRELYGEAKVSERHRHRYEVSNAYRERLESSGLWFSGLSPDGRLVEYVELPRDRHPFFVGTQAHPEFRSRPTRPHPLFTGLVAAALDYAEARTGDGEAGNVAVS
- a CDS encoding ParA family protein yields the protein METDPSRGLGPTQRPVPVFPDPEPLDEHGPARIVAVCNQKGGVGKTTTTINLGAALAEYGRRVLLVDFDPQGALSVGLGKGDPRQLDVTIHNLLLERDIEWEDVVIESGVDGMDLLPSNIDLSGAEVQLVHEVGREYILQSALKSAVDHYDYILIDCQPSLGLLTVNALAASDGVLIPLECEYFAMRGVALLMETIEKVQARINPNLVIDGVLGTMYDSRTLHTREVLGRIVEAFGDKVFHTVINRTVRFPDATVAGEPITYFDPTSMGANAYRGLAREVLSRWAAAE